One region of Plasmodium vivax chromosome 7, whole genome shotgun sequence genomic DNA includes:
- a CDS encoding hypothetical protein, conserved (encoded by transcript PVX_098810A), with translation MADEGNFQSEEIQGATKRLLLKIKNEKKNEEIIKKTIDEYKQTIEVVSTLTKKLNHRIIIPFSKVAFYEGEIKYTNNIYQDIGCNTYCERTAEKAKDLLERKLKFYQNKYGIVQESLTKLTKELELSLELNFHANCEKEVADTGGDMNNVFVRPDGFLEIREEYHESDAEGDLDQVGKQKEHPRRGVKNEGEAQKREHRVGSSGGGNSSGVHPTGVHRSGIPYPGTQPRGRDSPVLKGVAAEGRTISPRNPTEKKQPWQEEVQEASANMGRNSPRGNSLNVNEQGFLNIKENYSSSGSDCGQ, from the coding sequence ATGGCTGATGAGGGAAACTTCCAAAGCGAAGAAATCCAAGGAGCCACGAAAAGGCTCCTgctcaaaataaaaaacgaaaaaaaaaatgaagaaataataaaaaaaacaattgacGAGTATAAGCAAACGATAGAAGTAGTATCCACCCTGACGAAGAAACTCAATCACAGAATTATAATCCCTTTTTCGAAAGTAGCTTTTTacgaaggggaaataaaatacactaataatatataccaGGACATCGGCTGCAACACGTATTGCGAAAGGACAGCGGAAAAAGCCAAAGACCTTTTagaaagaaaattaaaattttatcaaaacAAGTATGGCATTGTTCAGGAGTCGTTAACCAAATTGACAAAAGAGTTGGAGCTTTCCTTGGAACTTAATTTTCACGCAAATTGTGAGAAAGAGGTGGCAGATACGGGGGGAGATATGAACAACGTGTTTGTGCGTCCTGATGGCTTTCTAGAAATTCGGGAAGAGTATCACGAGAGTGATGCCGAGGGGGATTTGGACCAGgtggggaagcaaaaggagCACCCTAGAAGGGGGGTTAAGAACGAAGGGGAAGCGCAAAAGAGGGAGCACCGTGTGGGGAGTAGCGGTGGTGGGAATAGCAGTGGTGTGCATCCAACTGGTGTGCATCGCAGTGGAATACCCTACCCAGGCACACAACCACGTGGAAGAGACAGCCCTGTCCTGAAGGGCGTTGCTGCGGAGGGGCGAACAATTTCGCCCAGGAACCCAACTGAAAAGAAGCAACCTTGGCAGGAGGAGGTCCAGGAAGCTTCTGCCAACATGGGCCGCAATTCGCCCAGGGGCAACTCCTTAAATGTGAACGAGCAGGGGTTTTTAAACATAAAGGAAAACTACAGCAGCAGTGGCAGCGACTGTGGGCAGTGA
- a CDS encoding ATP-dependent heat shock protein, putative (encoded by transcript PVX_098815A): MKNLDAHKYIKLVNFLNKKKKYPQFNFKYVKGKGEDGCDLQLANYVNVNKGKIRNGCIRYTNDSAVAKILSNVGELVNESTVSSSQRNGGETKLFPSNGTKGKRSNNPGRDPQADGDLTIEIGYANAPLTGCKVKQTGWRGVDEAHDGGLGQASRHKGEQVNSKVMLMHCNGASHEGINPSERHINQQRNAEMKKFPFLQKRESPPDGYDTDAGQIHPGEKLTHLGFTHRGGRYTASNGDEGSHDAGEKNGDVNTFEAEEQTQRELSSEENFAKVKITKENIIIVDKVKEEGRKGKKTKKMTMTEEKENTDDSVETLGMATVRSDGQEKCFRIEEAQGGEETGGRTDEGDKQKKLSDDNPNGEEEKESEKDTVNFQMKNAKGNKKCLYPHEIVEYLNKYIIGQTEAKKVVANALRQRWRRIQVDDDMKKDIIPKNILMIGPTGVGKTEIARRISMFVDAPFIKVEATKFTEVGFHGKDVDQIIKDLVEIAVKRQKTKFEIEIREQAQETVENIILYSLLGNIKEEEKNIWRKYLKDGSLDDKVVSIDIPNYVNNNIFSNDSVENAVKEALSNHQNIKSVKIIHQNINKQNDKKTMTIREAKQKLLQLEIDSSMNQDVILKTAISSVEEEGIVFIDEIDKICSKSNSSYNGPDASAEGVQRDLLPLIEGCVINTKYGNINTNYILFIASGAFQRVKPNDMLNELQGRLPVHVNLSSLTIKDFIEILTKTHNNLLQQNIALLKTEGIDLQFTDDAIETIANAAHDMNFYVENIGVRRLHTIIEKIMEDINYDVYNYVNKTIVIDREKVKKSLEGFIKQFDLKKYII; the protein is encoded by the coding sequence ATGAAAAACCTCGATGCACACAAGTACATTAAATTAGTGAATTTTCTaaacaagaagaaaaagtacCCCcagtttaattttaaatatgtcaAAGGTAAGGGAGAAGACGGATGTGACCTTCAGCTAGCcaattatgtaaatgtaaacaAGGGGAAGATACGAAATGGTTGCATAAGATACACAAATGATAGTGCAGTTGCGAAGATACTTTCCAATGTGGGCGAGCTTGTAAATGAGTCGACAGTTTCTTCATCGCAAAGgaatgggggggaaacaaaactGTTTCCATCGAATGGCACCAAAGGGAAGAGGAGCAACAACCCGGGCAGGGACCCCCAAGCGGATGGCGATTTAACGATAGAGATAGGTTACGCCAATGCACCGTTAACGGGTTGCAAAGTGAAGCAGACAGGATGGAGAGGGGTAGATGAGGCACACGATGGTGGGCTGGGCCAAGCTAGTCGACACAAGGGGGAGCAGGTCAATTCCAAAGTGATGCTAATGCATTGTAATGGAGCATCACACGAAGGTATTAATCCGAGCGAGAGGCATATCAACCAGCAGAGAAATgccgaaatgaagaagttcccttttttgcaaaagaggGAATCCCCCCCAGATGGGTACGACACAGACGCGGGGCAGATACACCCCGGGGAGAAACTCACCCATTTAGGGTTCACCCACCGAGGGGGCCGTTACACCGCTAGTAATGGAGACGAAGGGAGCCACGACGCAGGTGAGAAGAACGGAGATGTCAACACTTTCGAAGCGGAGGAGCAAACGCAAAGAGAGCTAAGTAGCGAGGAAAATTTTGCCAAGGTGAAAATTACGAAAGAAAATATCATCATCGTGGATAAGGTGAAGGAAGAGGGacgaaaggggaagaaaacgaagaaaatgACCATgacggaggagaaggaaaatacGGATGACAGTGTAGAAACGTTGGGGATGGCCACTGTGAGGAGCGATGGGCAGGAGAAATGCTTCAGGATAGAGGAAgcacaagggggagaagaaacagGGGGGAGAACAGATGAAGGAGATAAGCAGAAGAAACTAAGTGATGACAACCCTAatggagaagaggaaaaggaaagcgaAAAGGACACGGTAAATTTCCAAATGAAGAATGCCAAGGGGAATAAGAAGTGCCTGTACCCTCATGAAATTGTGGAGTATTTAAACAAATACATTATAGGGCAAACGGAGGCGAAGAAAGTTGTGGCAAATGCATTGAGGCAGAGGTGGAGAAGGATACAAGTGGATGACGATATGAAGAAGGACATCATTCCAAAGAACATTTTGATGATAGGCCCAACTGGAGTTGGCAAAACGGAAATAGCAAGAAGAATTTCTATGTTTGTAGATGCTCCGTTTATCAAAGTAGAAGCGACGAAATTTACAGAAGTAGGGTTCCACGGTAAGGACGTGGACCAAATTATTAAAGACCTCGTCGAAATAGCGGTGAAGAGACAAAAAACGAAATTCGAAATTGAGATAAGAGAACAGGCACAAGAAACGGTAGAGAATATCATTTTGTATTCCCTTCTTGGAAACataaaagaagaggaaaaaaacatttggaggaaatatttaaaagatGGCTCCCTAGACGATAAGGTAGTCAGTATAGACATCCCcaattatgtaaataacAACATATTTTCAAACGATTCGGTGGAGAATGCCGTCAAAGAAGCGTTAAGCAATCACCAAAATATTAAAAGCGTCAAAATTATTCACCAGAATATTAACAAACAGAATGATAAGAAAACCATGACTATAAGAGAAGCCAAACAGAAATTGCTGCAGCTGGAAATTGACTCCTCCATGAATCAGGACGTTATCCTCAAAACAGCCATCAGCTCtgtagaagaagaaggaattGTCTTCATCGACGAAATTGACAAAATTTGCTCCAAATCGAATTCGTCTTACAACGGACCAGATGCAAGTGCCGAGGGGGTTCAGAGAGATCTACTCCCCCTCATAGAAGGATGCGTCATTAATACAAAGTATGGAAATATTAACACTAACTACATTTTGTTTATCGCCTCGGGGGCCTTCCAGAGGGTTAAGCCCAATGATATGCTCAACGAGCTGCAGGGGAGATTGCCCGTCCATGTGAACCTCTCCAGTTTGACCATAAAAGATTTTATAGAAATTTTGACGAAGACGCATAATAATTTGCTGCAACAGAATATTGCCTTGCTGAAGACGGAGGGGATCGATCTGCAGTTCACGGATGATGCCATCGAGACCATTGCAAACGCCGCTCATGATATGAACTTTTACGTGGAGAACATCGGCGTGCGGAGGCTGCACACCATCATAGAGAAAATCATGGAGGACATCAACTACGACGTTTACAATTATGTGAACAAGACCATCGTCATCGACAgggagaaggtgaagaagtccCTCGAGGGATTCATCAAGCAGTTCGACTTGAAGAAGTACATCATTTGA
- a CDS encoding hypothetical protein (encoded by transcript PVX_098820A), which translates to MMPENCSRKSVSRLFDCLSKEIEKQQPKNVIHFMVDFLCKNYGSHLRGFAHVWDVGGRPNCGKTFKHRKKEKCVFFFFLFSIFSLWTCFSDLELEKEKKLVIEFFKSQKLTTEIAKHFISVGFDSMESLLYLNAHVLDDIEKFNNVNWLPGHKIRLQVGESAVDSAKELPPGTMLRGVCASIGGIIPRIFPPFLIPPFTIPYPPTQQMFSNIQENIKTFYAEYDKDDVKCGLDYSALRVSPGRQKRKEKKKKRKL; encoded by the exons ATGATGCCGGAAAATTGCTCCAGGAAATCCGTTTCCAGACTGTTCGACTGCCTATCGAAG GAAATTGAAAAACAGCAGCCAAAAAAcgttattcattttatggTCGactttttatgtaaaaattatggtTCACATTTGAGGGGATTTGCCCACGTCTGGGATGTAG GGGGAAGGCCAAACTGCGGCAAAACATTTAAACataggaaaaaggaaaaatgcgtcttttttttttttttattttccattttttccttatggACTTGCTTCTCAGATTTGGAActggagaaggaaaaaaaactagtGATTGAGTTTTTTAAGAGCCAGAAATTAACCACAGAAATTGCCAAGCATTTCATCAGCGTCGGATTTGACAGT ATGGAGTCTCTGCTATACTTGAACGCGCATGTTTTGGACGACATCGAAAAGTTTAACAACGTGAATTGGCTGCCCGGACATAAAATAAGACTGCAGGTGGGGGAATCTGCCGTGGACTCCGCAAAGGAGTTGCCTCCAGGCACAATGTTGCGGGGGGTTTGCGCGTCCATTGGGGGGATTATTCCCCGtatctttccccctttcctcATTCCCCCTTTCACCATTCCTTACCCCCCAACGCAGCAAATGTTTTCAAACATCCAGGAGAACATCAAAACGTTCTATGCGGAGTATGACAAGGATGACGTAAAATGCGGCCTCGATTACAGCGCATTGAGAGTAAGTCcggggaggcaaaaaagaaaagaaaaaaaaaaaaaaagaaaactgtGA
- a CDS encoding hypothetical protein, conserved (encoded by transcript PVX_098825A): MCTLICVQLHPPRRLAATIKSTFNLESDEQVDEILDKENTSICKVQKTKITIYFSKNIPVLFSIKNDLFPTVYTLWKFPRLIPCFVIYPPASEFLMKGADLMIPGICKEVDHLEALKEGSVWGVRVFNNPHLFAVGQCSVDYDSNNCFYNLKGKCLKVVHIFNDELWRMGSQTVPHSSFQGKIIDSVENVVDNFDEFRVYDESKGKKKAQKGGQQRGDPGGDVGTGADGGSDALCSDPPNDEKPHEDPLDNRYRAFTDDESEQEKPNGEGDPAARSEPKPTGKTSEKSLDNFYKHFAVILAQRSHAKGDAPPPSSKNAKGGKKQTGKDTQFKEQNPPSEVKKKCTVGIDSMEESSHKRDTPEEEKTNQQKKHHLHGNPATEQGKRDEMSKAVDNSTHTETDVMNEWDECSAEENEPNGQGEDHKEVSLKKAPFRSESKEAKYDDEETVSEASFVEEPNVNMPQERNEKDTFALKSEQQDALLMFLFLEVAHSLSDDNLPLEVSGVYSRMTKEFLYIHRNEAFLGELQKLGVPTDIANKIKAKEVNLQLDVKKSTYKKISKFVQHCSKLKLIKIKENRNVMSVVNIRRGSSVISSYKPMSLEEKKLCQLEGGENDGGGTQNGAECTPNSGAHQDKSTSNEATNKATSEATNKGVQVLEFYMPSSKGINIFKCVDSKTERSSYYNIMQLKDVLKSYVQSQKLVSGKDPQVVKLNDDLRAVLNGPCESSTMPYESLLSQFVSTQLPCYAIIKPYANFDVDPIKVTKGKCPSIHIYAVARMKGKKYVTHITNLFLFHVDLNKFTEHVQKQLACSCSIVLSPSTKKEEVLVQGNVVNMIHDILIRNYSLPRKYIALNTK; this comes from the coding sequence atgtgcacactcATATGCGTGCAATTGCACCCCCCGCGCAGACTCGCCGCGACCATCAAGAGCACCTTCAACCTGGAGAGCGACGAGCAGGTGGACGAAATTTTGGACAAGGAAAACACCAGCATCTGCAAAGTgcagaaaacaaaaattaccATCTACTTTTCGAAGAACATCCCAGTTCTGTTTTCCATCAAAAATGACCTCTTCCCAACGGTGTACACACTATGGAAGTTTCCCCGCCTGATCCCCTGCTTTGTCATATACCCACCTGCCTCCGAATTTCTCATGAAGGGAGCCGACTTGATGATCCCAGGAATATGCAAAGAGGTAGACCATTTAGAAGCACTAAAGGAGGGAAGTGTATGGGGCGTTCGAGTGTTTAATAACCCGCACCTTTTTGCAGTTGGGCAATGCTCAGTGGACTATGACAGTAACAACTGCTTCTACAATCTAAAAGGGAAGTGCTTAAAGGtcgttcacatttttaatgatGAGCTGTGGAGGATGGGGTCCCAAACTGTTCCGCACAGCAGCTTCCAGGGGAAAATTATCGACTCGGTGGAGAACGTCGTGGACAACTTTGACGAGTTTAGGGTGTACGATGAGAgtaaggggaagaaaaaggcgcaaaagggggggcagcaaaggggggacCCCGGTGGAGATGTTGGAACGGGCGCAGACGGTGGCAGTGATGCCCTCTGTTCGGACCCCCCCAATGATGAAAAACCCCATGAGGACCCCCTCGATAACCGCTACCGCGCCTTCACGGACGACGAAAGCGAGCAGGAGAAGCCGAACGGGGAGGGCGACCCCGCCGCACGAAGCGAACCCAAGCCCACAGGCAAAACGAGCGAAAAAAGCCTAgacaatttttacaaacatttTGCAGTGATACTGGCCCAAAGGAGCcacgcaaaaggggatgcACCACCACCCAGCAGCAAAAATGccaagggaggaaaaaaacaaactggGAAGGACACCCAATTTAAGGAACAAAATCCCCCAagtgaagtgaaaaaaaagtgcacagTGGGTATCGACTCAATGGAGGAGAGTTCCCATAAAAGGGACACCcctgaggaggagaaaacaaatcagcagaagaagcaccaCCTGCATGGTAACCCCGCAACTGAGCAGGGGAAGAGAGACGAAATGAGCAAAGCGGTGGATAACAGCACCCACACAGAGACAGACGTAATGAACGAGTGGGACGAATGCTCAGCGGAGGAAAATGAGCCAAACGGCCAGGGTGAAGACCATAAGGAAGTTTCACTAAAAAAGGCCCCATTTAGAAGCGAATCGAAAGAGGCAAAATATGACGACGAGGAAACGGTGAGCGAAGCCTCCTTTGTGGAGGAACCCAACGTGAACATGCCCCAAgagagaaatgaaaaagacaCATTCGCACTGAAAAGCGAACAGCAGGATGCACTGCTGATGTTCCTCTTCCTAGAAGTAGCTCACTCACTTAGTGATGATAACCTCCCGTTGGAAGTTTCCGGAGTGTATAGCAGGATGACCAAGGAGTTTCTATACATTCACAGAAATGAGGCTTTCCTGGGAGAGCTACAAAAACTGGGAGTCCCTACCGACattgcaaataaaataaaagcaaaagaggTGAACCTACAATTGGATGTTAAAAAATcgacttataaaaaaattagcaaatttGTGCAACACTGCTCCAAGTTAAAGCTCATTaagataaaagaaaacaGAAATGTTATGTCCGTTGTGAATATACGAAGGGGTAGCTCTGTGATCTCCTCTTATAAGCCCATGTCtttggaggagaagaaactATGCCAGTTGGAGGGCGGCGAAAATGATGGGGGGGGTACACAAAACGGGGCGGAATGCACCCCAAACAGTGGTGCTCATCAAGACAAAAGTACATCAAATGAAGCGACAAATAAAGCGACATCCGAAGCGACCAATAAAGGGGTGCAGGTACTCGAATTTTACATGCCTTCCTCCAAGGGGATAAACATCTTCAAATGTGTAGATAGCAAAACGGAGAGAAGTTCCTACTACAACATTATGCAGCTGAAGGATGTTCTAAAATCGTATGTACAGAGTCAGAAGCTGGTGAGCGGCAAGGATCCCCAGGTGGTGAAACTGAACGATGATTTGAGAGCCGTTTTAAATGGCCCATGTGAGTCCTCCACCATGCCGTATGAATCCTTGCTCAGCCAGTTCGTCTCGACTCAACTGCCCTGCTATGCCATAATCAAACCGTATGCTAATTTCGATGTAGACCCAATTAAAGTGACCAAGGGGAAGTGCCCATCTATCCACATTTACGCTGTTGCCAggatgaaggggaaaaaatatgttacccatattacaaatttgttcctcttccATGTGGATTTGAACAAATTTACGGAGCATGTGCAGAAGCAGCTGGCTTGTTCTTGCTCCATTGTCCTTTCGCCCTCcaccaaaaaggaggaagtccTCGTCCAGGGCAATGTCGTAAATATGATTCACGACATTTTGATTAGAAATTACAGCCTCCCCAGGAAGTACATTGCGCTGAACACCAAGTAG
- a CDS encoding proteasome activator complex subunit 3, putative (encoded by transcript PVX_098830A): MENLLGKVDKIEPFDPKVKEEYNQFKYDVTKQAIESLRERIPKRIIYFNTLVNVNAEPGTILDVSDLDTNTYKYTTNQTEENIRKKHKTNDHDVIEKKKDSIEMNSKNDTHYEEKKIVVDENVIYTHYVPSHKQINAELEKIKAYSSELIEIIGNIKLWIQLNVPRIEDGNNFGVGIQEEAIQELARVEESAFNLYDAIVKYYMDRAKLSTKVIKYPNVYDYQEAVRELDEKEWVHIKITIIDMRNNYIMLYDLLCKNWEKVVKPKNEDAHHRMTF; this comes from the coding sequence ATGGAGAACCTCCTGGGCAAGGTGGACAAAATCGAGCCGTTCGACCCgaaggtgaaggaggagTACAACCAGTTCAAGTACGACGTGACGAAGCAGGCGATCGAATCGCTGAGGGAGAGGATCCCCAAAAGGATCATTTATTTCAACACCCTGGTGAACGTGAATGCAGAGCCGGGCACCATCCTAGATGTAAGCGACTTAGATACAAACACATACAAATATACGACAAATCAGACGGAGGAAAACATACGGAAGAAACATAAGACAAATGATCACGATgtgattgaaaaaaaaaaagactccATAGAAATGAACAGCAAAAATGATACCCAttatgaagagaaaaaaatagttgttgatgaaaatgttatttaCACCCACTACGTACCTTCCCACAAACAGATTAACGCAGAATTGGAAAAGATAAAGGCCTACTCTTCCGAGCTCATCGAAATTATAGGCAATATTAAGCTGTGGATACAATTGAATGTGCCCAGAATTGAAGATGGGAACAATTTTGGGGTGGGGATTCAAGAGGAAGCTATACAGGAGCTAGCCAGAGTTGAGGAGAgtgcttttaatttatatgatgCCATTGTTAAGTACTATATGGATAGAGCCAAACTGTCAACCAAAGTTATTAAGTACCCTAATGTGTATGACTACCAGGAGGCTGTTCGGGAGTTAGACGAAAAGGAATGGGTACACATCAAAATTACCATCATTGATATGCgcaataattatattatgctTTACGATTTGTTGTGTAAAAACTGGGAGAAGGTCGTCAAGccgaaaaatgaagatgccCATCATAGGATGACTTTTTAG
- a CDS encoding ribosomal protein L35, putative (encoded by transcript PVX_098835A) translates to MTCCLLIFIVLLLALRLGHPEKLPHDGRNERPLIGSTIHRNSFRKKGSAHKHTLTNKYTHKSVNKKRTHTEATLFLHPHGLQKSNLRLSNLHVRGNTNVKPKTNKSIAKRFKITKNGKVIRKKAGRNHMLRKKTSSNKASLRKTTTIASNRIAKKYKSAIHT, encoded by the coding sequence ATGACGTGttgcctcctcatttttatcGTGTTGCTCCTCGCGCTCCGACTTGGGCACCCAGAAAAGCTCCCCCACGACGGAAGGAATGAAAGACCGCTCATAGGTAGTACCATACACAGGAACAGcttcagaaaaaaaggaagtgccCATAAGCACACATTGAcaaataaatacacacacaaaagtgtaaataaaaagcgaACACACACAGAGGCGACGCTATTTCTACACCCACATGGGTTGCAAAAGAGCAACCTCCGTCTCTCCAATTTGCACGTTCGTGGAAACACAAATGTGAAGCCCAAAACGAACAAGTCAATTGCCAAGCGctttaaaataacaaaaaatgggaaggtgATACGAAAAAAAGCGGGGAGGAATCACATGCTCAGGAAGAAGACGTCGTCCAATAAGGCGTCCCTGCGCAAGACGACTACCATCGCTTCCAACCGCATTGCGAAGAAGTACAAGAGCGCCATTCATACGTAG
- a CDS encoding formylmethionine deformylase, putative (encoded by transcript PVX_098840A; Possible apicoplast targeted protein. Curated by Stuart Ralph, Walter and Eliza Hall Institute of Medical Research, Australia.), which translates to MSASQNEKDLKIVLYPDPVLRKKCDEVVHFDDNLRTLVRSMFNVMYESKGMGLAAPQVNISRRIIVWNALYEKKKKENERVFINPSIVEPSLVRSKLVEGCLSFPDIEGKVDRPSVVSISYYDLDGNKHLKILKGIHARIFQHEYDHLDGVLFIDRFSQSERHKVRAKLNALIRTFRSNCEGEPAI; encoded by the exons ATgtcagctagccaaaatgagaAGGACCTGAAAATTGTTTTATACCCAGACCCGGTGCTTCGGAAGAAGTGCGACGAGGTGGTGCACTTTGACGACAATTTGAGG accCTCGTCAGAAGCATGTTCAACGTGATGTACGAAAGTAAAGGGATGGGGCTAGCAGCTCCCCAAGTGAACATCAGCAGGAGGATAATCGTGTGGAATGCACTGtatgagaaaaagaaaaaggaaaatgaaaggGTCTTCATCAATCCCAGCATTGTGGAGCCAAGTCTCGTTCGATCCAAATTGGTAGAGGGCTGCTTGTCATTTCCAGACATTGAGGGGAAGGTAGATCGGCCAAGTGTTGTCTCCATCAGCTACTACGATTTGGACGGCAATAAgcatttgaaaattttgaagggGATCCATGCGAGGATCTTCCAGCATGAGTATGACCACCTCGATGGCGTTTTATTCATCGACCGCTTTAGCCAATCGGAGAGGCATAAAGTTCGAGCCAAGTTGAACGCACTGATCCGCACGTTTAGGAGTAACTGCGAGGGGGAGCCCGCCATATGA